Genomic segment of Methylocystis echinoides:
GCGACGCCGCCCGCGAGCTTGGCCAGGCGCTCCTGGAGCTTCTCACGGTCGTAGTCCGAGGTGGTCTCCTCGATCTGCGCCTTGATCTGGCTGATCCGGCCCTCGATGTCGGACTTCTCGCCGACGCCGTCGATGATCGTGGTGTTCTCCTTCTCGATCCGCACGCGCTTGGCGCGGCCGAGCATGGGGAGCGTCACGTTCTCGAGCTTGATGCCGAGATCCTCGGCGATCATCTGACCCTTGGTCAGGATCGCGATGTCCTCGAGCATCGCCTTGCGGCGGTCGCCGAAGCCCGGCGCCTTGACGGCCGCGACCTTGAGGCCGCCGCGGAGCTTGTTGACGACGAGGGTGGCCAGAGCCTCGCCCTCGATGTCCTCGGCGATGATCAGGAGCGGCTTGCCGGTCTGAACGACGGCCTCGAGCACCGGCAGCATGGCCTGGAGCGACGAGAGCTTCTTCTCGTGGATGAGGATGTAGGGGTCCTCGAGCTCGGCGACCATCTTCTCCGCGTTCGTGATGAAGTACGGGGAGAGGTAGCCGCGGTCGAACTGCATGCCCTCGACGACGTCGAGCTCGGTCTCGGCCGTCTTGGCCTCCTCGACCGTGATCACGCCCTCGTTGCCCACCTTCTGCATGGCGTGGGCGATCATCTCGCCGATCTCCTTGTCGCCGTTGGCGGAGATCGTGCCGACCTGGGCGACCTCGTCGGACGAGGCGACCTTGCGGGCGCGTGAACCGATATCCTTCACGACCGCGGCCACCGCCAGATCGATTCCGCGCTTCAGGTCCATCGGGTTCATGCCGGCGGCGACGTACTTCACGCCCTCCCGGACGATGGAGGCGGCCAGCACGGTCGCGGTGGTGGTGCCGTCACCGGCAGCGTCGCTCGACTTCGAGGCCACTTCGCGCACCATCTGGGCGCCCATGTTCTCGAACTTGTCGACGAGCTCGATCTCCTTGGCGACCGTCACACCGTCCTTGGTGATGCGGGGGGCGCCGAAACTCTTCTCGATCACGACGTTGCGGCCTTTCGGGCCGAGCGTCACCTTCACCGCGTTGGCGAGAAGCTCGACCCCGCGCAGCATCTTATCGCGAGCATCGACCGAAAAGCGGACGTCTTTGGCGGACATGGCAGGACCCTCATCATCTGTCGTTTGGCCCCGAGGCGCACCCCAGCGGGCGCCTCGAAGGGCAGATCGTCACGACGCTCCGCGCCGCCCGAGCCGGGCTAGGCGACGATGCCCAGGATGTCGGATTCCTTCATGATCAGGAGGTCCTGACCGTCGATCTTGACCTCGGTGCCGGACCACTTGCCGAACAGGACGCGGTCGCCGGCCTTCACTTCAAGCGCGATGATCTGGCCGGCCTCGTCGCGCACGCCCGGTCCCGCGGCGACGACCTCGCCCTCCTGCGGCTTCTCCTTGACCGTATCGGGGATGATGATGCCCCCTTTGGTCTTCTCCTCGCCTTCGATGCGACGGAGCACCACGCGGTCGTGCAGCGGACGGAATTTCATCGTGAGATCCTGATCGTTCCCAAGCGAGATCCAACCGACATGACTGGCGCTGTCGCGGGACAGATAACGGCGAGACTGTCATCGCCGCCCGATCGACCCATTATTAGCACTCGCCGCATGGAAGTGCTAATCTTATAATGGGACGGCGGGTCCCGCTCATCCGGAAGCCGGGGCAAAACGCCCAAACGGCCCCTTCAGCGGGGGACAGCGGATTCGAACCGCCTCCTTCGATCGACCGATCTCCGCGCCGCGCGGATCAACCTGCGCGATCGTCCGCCCTGATCGGGCCGCTCAAGCAGGACTGTGTTGGAGAATGGCATGACGATCAGTCAGGTCACAGCTCCGCCGACCAGCGACGATTCCATCGTGAAAAGCAGCTGTCTCGCCTGAAATCGCGAAGAGTTTTGACAATCAAAAATCTGGCTTGGGGCGGGCGGATATTTCGTCTCTTTCACGCGTTACACTTGTCCGCGCGATGGTCAGTCCCGCCGCTGGCGGACAAGGATCATTGTCATGACAATTCTGATGGCCGTCGCTCTGGCGATTGCGTTGCTCGGCATCGCGCTGACGTCTGCAGCCTACCGGTTTGCACCGGTGTCGAAGCACATAGCGAGTGGGGATATCGTCCTCGTCTGTGGGATCAGCACCGCAGCCTTGGGGAGCCTCGGAGCCCTCCTGCAGATCTTCACCGCCTGACCTGTGGGCTCGTCGAAGCCGCATTGCCCATGACCGGGTCGCGCGGCGGGATCCTTGTCATGGACGGGACGCTGCCACCATGCCGACACCGCCCGACGCCTACCTCCGGGACATCCTTGCACAGGCGGAACAGGACCTCGCCGCGGCCGAGCTGCGCCGGGCCCAGCAGGCACGGATCGTCGCCGGCCCGCTCAATAGCCCGGAGACCCGTGCCGCCGCGGAACTGCTTCTGCGCGAGATTGACCGGACCATCACGTCCATCCGCGCGAACCGCCATCTGATCGCGGACATCCTGGCCTGATCAAGCCGGTCCGGCAGCTACGCCGATGCCGCGCTCATCCCTGCGCCCCTCGGCCAAGCGCGTCTCGTCCGTGCAGAACGGCAGGTCGGCGGCTGGGGCCTCGACAATGGCACAGGACCAATCCGCGCGATGCGTGTCACGTGCCGTTGCCTTCGGCGGTCATGCTGCCCGCGATCGGCCCCTTATTCGAGTCCTCGGCAAAAACGTGGCCTGCACGGCACCGCCCGCCGACACTTCCCCGAGGGGACCGGCAACAGGCGTCAGGTCACGAGACTGCGCCACGGTCTGCCGAGGCGTTCGCCGACAGAGCCATCCGCGGCACGCATCTCCAAGCCACTTCGCTGTCGCTTTCCCAGATCATCGCACGTCACGATCATCCACGAGACTTGGGCTTTGAGGGTCTGTGCGCTCGAATCTGAGGGTCAATACCTGAGCTCGCTCCAGCGAAAGCAGACCGTCATCGACCAGGCCCGAAACCACGTCCTCGAATTCGTCCCTGGTCAGGCCACGACTCTTCAAGGACTTCACGATCGTGTCCGCATGCGCCATGTCCATCAGATCGCGCTTGATCTCCATCGTCGAGGGAATCGATATTTTGCGTCCAAAACGTTTCTGATTGAGCATGGCGGATTTCCTTGACGGCAGCAACGGAAGCTTGCGTACTGAAAACGCCCAGAAAGTTATTTCGTTCATATCGGCGCCTGTTTCGTGTTTTCCCGGACAAATTTGCAATTTGCGATGAATCGCCAGATTTATATTTATTGGATCTAGTAAAATATTTTCGACACACCATCTTATGAAGATCGCCGCATCCTGCGTGCGATCGCCGCGACGCGCGACTGTGTCGTCGGACGGACGCGGGTCCTGTCGCGTGCTGACGTCAGTCAGCAGGTGATGCGCTGAGTTCCCGGCATGCCGAACCTCGGGGACGACCCTCGACATGATGGAGCGTCTCAACGTCGCCAGTCGGCGGGGCCACCTGAGCAAACGGTGACGTCATCTGCCGGCGCTTCGGCAGGACAGCGGCTTTCGGCTGTCTCCATGCGCGTGAATTCAGCCCCTTCAGCAAGGAGTGCGTTATGGCTCAACCCAGACTTACAGGCTTGGAGTTCAGCTGGTTCACCAAGTGCCAGATGATGGCGTCAAACTATGCCCAGCACTGGGAGATGGTTCTCGAGCCTGATCTCGGAAGTCTGATTCAGGCCGTCGCCACTGATGCGCGGACCAGCTTCACCGGGCCGCAATCGATGCGGCGCGTCGCCGAACGACTGACGCTCGTTGCAGACTCGCTTGTCGCGGCGAGCGACGATCGGGCTCGCGCTGCCGATGTGCGCCGCGAGGACGGTCGTTGCACGGAAGCGCTGCAATACTTGGCGTCGCAACTGGCGAGCACGGCAGCCAGCGTCGAGGCATGGAAGCATGCGTCCGCCTCCGCGACTGAAACAAGTCAGGCGCCGTCGGCGTGACTGCCAAAGGACCGACAATCTCGGTCCTGGAAGATCAAGAAACGGTTCTTATCGGAGCATTGAACAGATCAGATGATCGTTTTCAGACCCAATCCCCACAAGTTACAGGTCATGCCATCGGCGAAGGAGCCCGGCCGGTTCGACTGGTCGATCACGCGGGACGATGTGATCGTACGCCAGTCGGCCCGATCCTTCGATTCGGAGGGCGCTTCGGAGACGAATGGCGATTTAGCCCTTCGTCGGATGACGGTGCGTTGGCAGGCCGCGCGATAGGCGCCGCCACCGCAACGGCAGTGCCTCCAACCGGGTCATCGCTCCGCCGGGCATGTAAGAGCCTTCGGCCTGTTCAAGCGAGACCGACCGGAGCCGCGCCGAGACCCATGCGTCCCGCGTGCCGTCTGGCGGCGCCGACCGAGCGCCCTGCCAACGTCATCCTGCCGACACCGTCCGCTTGCCGCGCCGGAAACGGCGGACCGGCGCCTCCTCCCGTTGGCGGGAAGGGGACTCGCCGTCCCTCGGCAATCGGAAGGCACGCCCCATTCCAGTGAACAGGATCAATCCCATGACAGGCCGTTCAAGAACAGCGTGGCTGCTTCCGACCCTGCTCGGCTCCGCGACCGCGCTGGGAGCGTCCGCCCTCTATGCGGCCGCCCAGGCAAAGCAGGCCGAGCGACGGACGCCACCGATCGGCGCGTTCCTCATCGTGGATGGCGTGCGCCTGCACTACGTCGAGCGGGGGGCCGGCGAGCCGCTGGTGCTGATCCACGGCAACGGCATGATGATCCAGGACTTTCTCGCCAGCGGCATCGTCGACGATCTGGCTGAGCGCCACCGCGTCATCATCTTCGACCGACCCGGTTACGGCTACAGCGACCGCCCGCGCGGGCTCTGGACGCCGCGCGCTCACGCGACGCTGTTCCAGAAGGCGCTTCAGCAGCTCGGCGTTGCCCAAGCCGTCGTCCTCGGACACTCCTGGGGGGCTTTGGTCGCGGTCGCCCTCGCGCTACAGGCCCCGCAGCTCGTGCGCAGCCTCGTCCTGGCGTCCGGGTACTATTACCCGACGCTGCGCGCCGATGTGGTGCTCGCGTCCCCGGTGGCGCTCCCCGGCATCGGGGACCTGATGCGCCACTCGATCTCGCCCGTGATCGGCCGGATCCTGCAGCCCGCCCTGCTCAAGGCCATGTTCGCGCCGGCCGCGGTCACGGAGCGTTTCGACCGAGGGTTCCCGAAGGCCATGATGCTGCGGCCGATCCAGCTGCGGGCGTCAGCAGAGGACGCCGCTTTGATGACGCCGGCGGCGGCCGAGCTTCAGAAGCACTACCGCGACCTGAGGCTCCCGGTGGTGATCATCGTGGGCGGAGCCGATCAGATCGCCGATGTCGATCGGCAGTCGAAGCGCCTGCACGGCGAACTGCCGGACAGTCACCTCATCGTCGTGCCCGGCCTGGGCCACATGATCCAGCATCTGGCGCCGGACGCGGTCATCGCCGCCATCGGCCAGGCTTCGGAGCGGGTTCGCGTCGCCGCCTGAGGAGCGGCCGGTTCGGATCCCGGCCTCGCACGCGCCCGTTTAAAGCGTGGTCAACGGAGTGGAAAGCCGCGCCTCCGCTTTGTCGCTCCGAGGCGGACCGGCGGCTCTTGGGTCGGGCCTCGCTCGTTCGTCGTCACACGGTGGTGGGCAAGCCGGCACCGTGACGGCGCGCGATGGCTGAGCGTTGCGGGGCGCTGGAAGTAGCCCTATCGGCGACGGCGATGCCCGGCCGATCACGTCGCACAACCCGGTCCGATAGCCTCTTCGGCGAAATCAGCGCGAGGCTCCCGCTGTTCGAGGACCTGCCGCCTGACGCGCTTCAGCTGCTCTCAGCGTCGGGATTGGGCCGCGGTTTCCTGACGGCCTCCCTGCGGGCCCGTCTGCGCAAGGCCGGGTACCGGGATCTCGGCCTTCTGGCCGAGAGCTCACCGGACGCGATCGCCAGCATCAGAAAGTTCGGCCCGGTCCGCGTCGAACGCGTTCGGACCTTCATCCTCGCCGAGCTGGCGCGCTGGGTGCCGGGCGCCCGCGACATGCACACGGCCGAGGCTACCGGCGAGCGAAGGCTCGGACGGCTGCGGCACATGCTGGTCGAACGCCTGCCTCTGCACGCCGACGACATCGCAGCGCTCGGCTTCGCCGGAGGGTCCTGCGCGGATTTGGCCGGCCGTTCACGCCTCGAACTCATCGGCACGGGCATCGTGATGTCTAGCGATGTTGATCGCGTCATCACGACCATCGCCCGCGTCCTGGAAGGGGACAGGCCGATCGCTTCTCTCCCTCTCCAGGCGCCCTTGGACGCTCCGGCGGCGGAACCGGAGACGCTCGCGGCCCGTCGTGCCGCCTTGCTCGCGGAGCAGGACCGGGAATGGGGGGAGGCGGCTCCGGCTCAAGATTAATGTCGGAATGGTACGCCTCGGATTAGCTGCTTCCGGCCATCGTCAATCATCGCTTCGCGAACATTCCCGTCGCTTGACGGGTCTCAAGAGCTGTTCACGCGCGAACATTCAGTGCCTCGCGCCGGCTCCGCCGTTCAAGCGGTTGTGACAGATGCTTCCCATGCTCGCGGCGTTACCGAGATCTTGGCAGGATGCGGGAACACGCGTCCCCGTCAGGACTATCTTTGTCGATCGGAAAGGCGCAGAGTGCCGAGATCACCGGATCGGCTGTTCCAGGCTCCGGTGGCTGAGGGTTCATGCCCCCGCCTGCAACGGACAGGCGCGCATGGCAGACCTCATCAAGTTCCCCGCAAAGCCCCGCTCGAGGCACGCGCGCCGCGCCTATCAGGTTCATCGGCTCGCTCCGAGCGGTGGCGTGGTCGCGACCTCGATCATCACGGCCCGCGACGACGGGGACGCCAAGCGGCAGGCAAAGGGATTGATCGCCGGGCACCATGCCGAACTCTGGGCCGGCAGCCGCCTCGTCACCGTGCTCGGCGCGTTCGACTTCCCGATCGCGACCGCAATCCGGGCGCTGGCGGACCAGCCGAAGTCGGAGGGGTGAAGGTCGTTATCGAATCTGCCACGCGTATCGAGGAGCGGGATCATGGCAACGGACAAGAAACGCGGGAATCGCGAGACCAAGAAGCCAAAGAAGCCCGTGCCCAAGACCAACGCGGCGGCGCCCTCGAACAAGGGTACGGTCTCGGCTGCCATGAAGACCAGCGGTCGAGGCTAAGGCGATGTCCGACCACCATGGCTGCACGGTATGGTAGAGTTCGTTCGCCCGCTGATGTGCCCAGTGATGCGGAAGCTGATCGGGATGATCGTCCGCATGTCGCAGCACCCCGGCCTTCAGGAGCAGGGACAGTTGATTGATCAGCTCACGGAGCTCGAGACCGAGGGCATAGCCAGGGATGTTCCTTGGCGGACCGTGGAGGCAATCCGCGCCACCCGGTTGAGGCTGCGCGTCGAGGGTCTGATGCCCCGGACGCCACTCCCGCGCGGTCACTGATGGCTTGATGCATGACCGAAAACGAGGGGTGCTTGAACGAACCTCGCGCTGGTCGGTCGGTCGGGCGGACCGGGACGACCTTGCCGCCGCCCAGGAGGCCCCGCTGCAGGTTACCTGCCCGCGGACGGTGCGGAACGACGGGAGAAGGCACTCGACGGACTGCGCGTCGAACTCGGGCGTGGTGATGACGCGGGCGCGTGCTCGCGGGAGCAGCAGGCCTTCCGCACGGTGCTGCTCGCGATGGTTGAGCGGACCCGCGAGATGGCAGGACCGGCGGAGGGGTGACGTCCGCTGCGGTGCGGACCTCTTCGAAGCCGCAGCTTGCCGCCTGTTGGCACAACGCCGCGCGCTTTCCGAAGGTCCAGTTCGGCCATGGAATCGGCCCCGATCGCGGATAAGTCCTCAGGGCGGGACCTCGCATTAATCGGCGACCGCTCCCGAGCGGGATTACCGCGGCATCCAGCCCCGTCGTTGGACTCGCGTTTGCCTGCGTGTGTCAGAGGGCCCGCGCGAGGCCCGCTTCCAGAACAAGTGCGCTGGCCGTTTGCTGAGACAAGCGGCCCCCCGTCGGCTCGACCGCTGCGTCCGCCTTGACGGCACGGCGCACGATGGCGAGCGCCTCGTCCTCGGAGGTGTTTATCGCCGCGTAGAAGAGGACCAGTTGCCCGGAGAGTTCCGCGTCATCGGGCTGTGTCACCTTGAGGATGAAGGCCGTCTGGTTGGGCATGATCAACGCCGCGTCGGGCGAATGCGCATCGATGTTGGTCATCACGGGGTTCTGCAGTCTCAACCGCTCGGTATTCGCGGCAACATGTTCGCGGTAGTGCGCGATGACGGCCAGGGGCACGCCGTCGAATATCAGCGTCGTCAGAGCCTCAGCCGCGGCGTCCAGGCCAGCCAACAGGCCGCCCATACTCGAAGCGGGTCGAATCGGGCTGGAGCTGCTCGAGGCTCAAGCGTCAGACACCTGAGGCCGACGATCCTGGAGAGCACCCGCCGATGCAAAGTACGAGGCGCCGACGTCTACCCCCGCAGCCCAAAACGGTCGAAACCGATCAGGAGGCGAGTGTGAGTTCGCCTTCCCGCACGGCACGCTCGCCGCCTGCGGACCTGACTCGGTAAGTCGGCTCACCGGCCCGGTCATCCGGCATCAGACGAACAACCTCAAAAACGCCGTCGACGATGCTCTTGTTGCCCGCATAGCTGATCCCAAGCTGGCGGACGTGCTGTCCAATCTTGAACTTGTGAGACATTGAGCTTCTCCGTCGTTTAGTGCCGTGTCGACAAGTCCGGGCTACCGGCGTGCTCTTGCCTTGCGAGCTGCGAAGCGTGCATCGCGCGCGATCTTCTGCTGAGCAGCGAGTGCAGCTTGCCGTTCTGCTTTTTCGGCGGCCTAGCGGACGAGTTCCGCCGCGGCACGCTCCTTTGCGGCCAGGGCTTCAGCCTCGCGCTCAGCTTCCCCTGCCAAGCGGGCTATGTCCCGCTCGTTGATCCGCACCTCTCGTGCCTGAACGATGGCTTGCCGCGCGGCCTGCCGTGCGAGAACGGCCGGATCATCCAGTGCAGGGCGTGCCCGGAACCGGGCGAGTGTGGCCTGCCGTGCTTTGGCAATTGCCTCAAGACGATCAACAAGCTGGTCTGTTTTGAATTGTCCCACGAACATTCCTTGTGCGCACCACGGCTCAGCCGGGTAGCGAGAAACAGATGAAGCCGCTCCCGAGGGAACGGCTTCGAAGCTCGTCATAGCTAGACGAGTGAGGCTCAAGCGGCCTGAAGGCTGCCGGCGGACTGCTTACCCGTGCGGCGGTCGGATTCCATCTCGTAGGAGACCTTCTGGCCCTCGACGAGGTTGTTCATGCCGGCGCGCTCGACGGCGGAGATGTGGACGAACACGTCCTTGCCGCCGTCATCCGGCTGAATGAAGCCGAAGCCCTTGGTGTCGTTGAACCACTTAACGGTGCCGATGGTCATAGGTATTCCGTATCATTATAGGCAAACAAATAGGTCGAACGCATGGGTCACACGCGCTCGGTCGATAGTCGTCGAAAATGGGAGAGATGCAGAGCGCTCGCCCTGTTGAGGCGATACGGCCGAATGTCTGGCCAAAAGTCGATTTATGATCTGTACGCCATTCGCGGGATAATCACAACCGTAAATCCGATTTGCAAGAAATTGGTTGTCGTTGCCGGTATTCCAGGCCTTGCCGTTACGATTTCTTGGGCACAACCATAGATGATGGGGACTCCCATTTGAGGGTCTGACACCTGAACCATCGGAGTTGCAGATGCCTATCAGCAGGGTGCCGCACGGCGATTTTCGGGAAGGTTTCGCAGTCGGCTTCCAACTTATCCAGGGGACAGCTGTTGCCCCTCCGGCGGCGCCAGCTGAGCCCGATGCGGTCGCCGGTACGACGCGGTTCCTCCTCGGCATCCGAGCCGGAATCGAGGCGGCTGGTGGCAAGCTCTCATAGTCGCGCCCGCGCGCGCCATGAGCCGCCAGCCGAGCGCATCGTCAGCCGGCCAGTTCCTTTTAGAACCGAGCCACAGCCATCGGCCGCGTGACGGACTGAAGCCGTGCGCGGAGCAGCGGAAATCCGTCCGCTTTGCTAACGGCCCTTCCCCGACGCAGACTGGCATCTTTCGGCCAGCTTCTGTCTCGCCAGTAGGCTCGTCGGGATAACTGGGGTGGGTGGATTTCTGCCTGTCCGCTTATGGTCGGCAATGCATGGAAGCGGACCTTGTCCACGCGCGCTTTTAATCAGCTCGGGAGCAGTCCCGCCTCCTGATAACTCCGGACCAAAGTGTCGAACAGATTTAGGTCCGAGCGGCTTCGAGCAATGATCTGAGCTCCGGCTACAGCAGCATAGATCGCGCGAGCTCTCGTCTCGCTGTCCTTCGGCTTCGCGAGCTTTGCAGCAACTAACTGCTCGCGTAGCCAAGCGGTGTTCACGTCAGCGAAGGTCTGAACCTCCTTCAAGACCCCATCAGGCAACACGTCATATTCTGTCGCCATGAAGCTGCTGAGGCACATGCGATTGTTGCGCTCCAGAGAGAGGCGAAAAATGCCAGGGTATTGCCGCAGCGCTTCTATCGGGCTCTGGGCATTCGTCGAAATAGCTTCAAGATCGCGTGCAATATCTTCCCAGTAGCGCCGTGCAACCGCCTCGCCGAGGATAGCCTTGTTTGCGAAGTAGTAGTTGATGCTTGCAGCCTTGATGCCGACCGCTTCCGCAAGGTCGCGAAAATTGATGCCGCCGTAGCCATAAGCCATCGCCGCTTCCCTTGCGGCCACGAGGATCGCCTCTCGCACATCCCTCTTCAACGTCGCTGCCATTTCCAACCTCCATCTGTCATATGGCAGACAGGGGTTGACAGCGCAAGATTGGGGTCATAGCTTTCTACCTGTCATCTGACAGACAGGCAATTTCTCAGGAAAGCGAGAGGACGATGTCCGACAAGCTCAAGCTCTACACCTCACCCTCGGCCTTCCCGAACCCGCAGCGACTGCGGATCTTCATGCACGAGAAGGGCATCGCCGACCGCTTCGACGCGACGATCTACGACATGTCACCGGTGGGCGAGCAGCGAGGCTGGAAGCACCTGAAGATGAACGCCTGGGGCGAGACGCCGACCCTCGCGCTCGCGGATGGCTCCTATCTCAGCGAGACCTCCGCAATCGCTCGCTACCTCGACGACACGTTCGAAGGCCGCAAGATCATGGGCGGGACTGCGCACGAGCGCGGCCTTGATCAGATGTGGGACAACCGGGTGTGGGTGCACATCCTCTATCCCATCGTCACCGCCTTCCATGTCCTGCACCAGGGTCTGGGCCCGAAGCTCGAACTGACCAGCAACCCCGCCTGGGGCGAGCATTCCCGCAAGGTGGCATTGACGCATGCTGGTCTCGTCGACCGGCATCTCGCCGACGGCCGCGAGTGGTTGCTGGGAGGCGATCAGCCGACGTTCTCGGACATCACGCTGGCGACGGCCATTGCGTTCTCCAAGTTCCCGGTGAACGCCACTCCGCTCGATGAGCGCTTCGAGCATCTCGATGCTTTCTGGCAGCGCTGGCAGACCCGGCCGACCTTCCTGGCCGCCTATGCCGACCGGAGCAGCGGTGTGCCGGAGATCGACAATCGTACCTGAGCGTCCGGCGGTCGGTCCCGGCTGCGGGCCGACCGCAATCCTGCCCGAGGAGGTCATCATGCCTTTTGCACGTATCGATCTGATCCAGGGGAAAAGCCCCGAGTACCGCACTGCTTTGGCGGACATCGTCTATCGAGGCATCGTCGACGTCCTCAAAGCACCCGATGGCGACCGCTTTGTGGTGGTTGGCGAGCACACAGCTGACAACCTCATCTATGATCCGCAATTTCTTGGCTTCAATCGGTCCCCAGACTTCATCTTAATCCAGGTAACTAGCACCGTCGGCAAAAAGAAGGATACTAAGTTTGCTTTCTATCGTTTCGTCGCCGACGAGCTGAAACTGAAGCTGAGCGTCAGACCAGACGACATCATGATCAACATGGTCTTTGTCGACAAGGAGGAATGGTCGTTCGGTGATGGTCAGCCGTGGTAACGACTTCCAATATCACCTCGGTCCTCAACTGCAGGGCCGCCGGTTGATGACCGCTTTTGGGAAGCGCCGACGGTCATCGTAACAACTGGCATGGGTCGACCGCGGAAAGTCCCTTTGCGAGGGATCGGTCAACCTCCGCATCCCGCCCTCAGCGACATCTCCGCAGCCGCCGCTCCGAGGATTTTGAAAGCGGCCACCTCGAGGCCCACTCAGCGAGGCTAGCGCGCGTGAGGGATCGTCACGGCTAGGCAGTTTGGGTTAAAGCAGCATCCGGTTGGGCGTCCGACAGAAGGCGCCTGGGAGTTTGTAGGGAGCCAACTTGGCCGACGACGCCACGCTGCGCCGACTGCTCGCTGGTATCGCCCGGGGCGAGGCAAATCGGCTGGCCGAACTCTACGATCTCACGAGCCCGAAACTTTACGGCCTGATCCTGCGTATCCAGCGTGACCGTGGCTTGGCCGAGGACGTGCTTCAGGACGTCTACATGCGCATCTGGCAGGCCGCGGGCAGCTACAAGCCCGAGGCCGGCCCGCCGCTACCGTGGCTCTGCACCGTCGCCCGCAATCGCGCCATCGACAGCGTACGGCGGAAGGTCGAGCATCAGGGCCCGGAATTGGATACCGGCGAGGATTGGGTGGCGCGGCTGATCGATCCGCACGATGGGGCGGCAGATTTCATGGACCGGAACGCCCTCCTGGCCTGCCTCGGCCGTCTCGACCCCAAGCACCGGGACTGCGTCGTGCTGGCCTATTGCGAAGGGCAATCTCGGGAGGAGTTGGCGCGGCACTTCGACCGGCCGGTCAACACCATCAAGACTTGGCTGCACCGGTCACTCGCAGGCCTCAAGTCCTGCCTGGAGGCTGTCTCGTGACCGGCAGCGGCCAGCCCGGCATGGACCCGACGTCCGAGCATGACATGCGCGCGGCCGAGTACGCCCTCGGGACACTCGACGCGCGGGAGCGGGCGGCGCTGGAGCGCGAGGCGAGCCAAGACCCCGGCACAGCCAGCCGCATCCGCGAGTGGGAGCGGCGCCTGGCGCCGCTGATGGAGGCCGTGCCACCCGTGGCGCCGCCGCCGCGGGTCCGCGAAGCGCTGCTGCGCGCGCTGCCAGACGCGACCGACGTAGCGCGAGGTGAACTTCGCCGCCTGTGGCGGCAGGTGAGGCGCTGGCGGATCGCCGCGGCAGGGTCAGGCCTGCTCGCCGCGGGCCTCGCGCTGTTCGTGGCAGTCGGGCCGTCACGAACCCCGGCGGGAGGGCGCTATCTGGCTGTCGTGCAGGGAGGCGGGGCGCTGCCGGCGCTGATCGTGCGTGTCGACACGCAGACCGGCCTCGCAGAAGTCAGGCCCGTCGGTGCCGACGCGCCCGCCGGGCGGAGTCTGGAATTGTGGTACGTCGGCGCAGGAGGGGCAAAGCCACT
This window contains:
- the groL gene encoding chaperonin GroEL (60 kDa chaperone family; promotes refolding of misfolded polypeptides especially under stressful conditions; forms two stacked rings of heptamers to form a barrel-shaped 14mer; ends can be capped by GroES; misfolded proteins enter the barrel where they are refolded when GroES binds); this translates as MSAKDVRFSVDARDKMLRGVELLANAVKVTLGPKGRNVVIEKSFGAPRITKDGVTVAKEIELVDKFENMGAQMVREVASKSSDAAGDGTTTATVLAASIVREGVKYVAAGMNPMDLKRGIDLAVAAVVKDIGSRARKVASSDEVAQVGTISANGDKEIGEMIAHAMQKVGNEGVITVEEAKTAETELDVVEGMQFDRGYLSPYFITNAEKMVAELEDPYILIHEKKLSSLQAMLPVLEAVVQTGKPLLIIAEDIEGEALATLVVNKLRGGLKVAAVKAPGFGDRRKAMLEDIAILTKGQMIAEDLGIKLENVTLPMLGRAKRVRIEKENTTIIDGVGEKSDIEGRISQIKAQIEETTSDYDREKLQERLAKLAGGVA
- the groES gene encoding co-chaperone GroES, which codes for MKFRPLHDRVVLRRIEGEEKTKGGIIIPDTVKEKPQEGEVVAAGPGVRDEAGQIIALEVKAGDRVLFGKWSGTEVKIDGQDLLIMKESDILGIVA
- a CDS encoding alpha/beta fold hydrolase, with translation MTGRSRTAWLLPTLLGSATALGASALYAAAQAKQAERRTPPIGAFLIVDGVRLHYVERGAGEPLVLIHGNGMMIQDFLASGIVDDLAERHRVIIFDRPGYGYSDRPRGLWTPRAHATLFQKALQQLGVAQAVVLGHSWGALVAVALALQAPQLVRSLVLASGYYYPTLRADVVLASPVALPGIGDLMRHSISPVIGRILQPALLKAMFAPAAVTERFDRGFPKAMMLRPIQLRASAEDAALMTPAAAELQKHYRDLRLPVVIIVGGADQIADVDRQSKRLHGELPDSHLIVVPGLGHMIQHLAPDAVIAAIGQASERVRVAA
- a CDS encoding cold-shock protein; the protein is MTIGTVKWFNDTKGFGFIQPDDGGKDVFVHISAVERAGMNNLVEGQKVSYEMESDRRTGKQSAGSLQAA
- a CDS encoding TetR/AcrR family transcriptional regulator → MAATLKRDVREAILVAAREAAMAYGYGGINFRDLAEAVGIKAASINYYFANKAILGEAVARRYWEDIARDLEAISTNAQSPIEALRQYPGIFRLSLERNNRMCLSSFMATEYDVLPDGVLKEVQTFADVNTAWLREQLVAAKLAKPKDSETRARAIYAAVAGAQIIARSRSDLNLFDTLVRSYQEAGLLPS
- a CDS encoding glutathione S-transferase family protein; protein product: MSDKLKLYTSPSAFPNPQRLRIFMHEKGIADRFDATIYDMSPVGEQRGWKHLKMNAWGETPTLALADGSYLSETSAIARYLDDTFEGRKIMGGTAHERGLDQMWDNRVWVHILYPIVTAFHVLHQGLGPKLELTSNPAWGEHSRKVALTHAGLVDRHLADGREWLLGGDQPTFSDITLATAIAFSKFPVNATPLDERFEHLDAFWQRWQTRPTFLAAYADRSSGVPEIDNRT
- a CDS encoding tautomerase family protein, which encodes MPFARIDLIQGKSPEYRTALADIVYRGIVDVLKAPDGDRFVVVGEHTADNLIYDPQFLGFNRSPDFILIQVTSTVGKKKDTKFAFYRFVADELKLKLSVRPDDIMINMVFVDKEEWSFGDGQPW
- a CDS encoding RNA polymerase sigma factor is translated as MADDATLRRLLAGIARGEANRLAELYDLTSPKLYGLILRIQRDRGLAEDVLQDVYMRIWQAAGSYKPEAGPPLPWLCTVARNRAIDSVRRKVEHQGPELDTGEDWVARLIDPHDGAADFMDRNALLACLGRLDPKHRDCVVLAYCEGQSREELARHFDRPVNTIKTWLHRSLAGLKSCLEAVS
- a CDS encoding anti-sigma factor — its product is MTGSGQPGMDPTSEHDMRAAEYALGTLDARERAALEREASQDPGTASRIREWERRLAPLMEAVPPVAPPPRVREALLRALPDATDVARGELRRLWRQVRRWRIAAAGSGLLAAGLALFVAVGPSRTPAGGRYLAVVQGGGALPALIVRVDTQTGLAEVRPVGADAPAGRSLELWYVGAGGAKPLGLVGTAPSQVRLPQDTAPDGVIAVSVEPPGGSPSGQPTGPVIYTGKLIAE